Part of the Actinomycetota bacterium genome, CGAAGGGTAGCAGATGGGGCCCTTCAGAACGCGTCGTCGCAGGTCAGAGGGGGTCTAGCGCCCGTTCGAGGTCGGCCTCGGAGACCCCGTCGACCGCGAAGACCTTGACCCTGGAGCGAGCCCCGGCGCGCAGGGTCACGGCGCTCGGTGGAACGCCGACGAGCGCGGCGAGCGCGGCGGCCGCCTCCGTCGTTGCCCTCCCTCGCTCGGGGGCGGCCCGGACCCGCACCACGACCTCGCCGGAAGGCCCCTTCACGACCTCGGTCCGGCCGGATCGAGGCATCACCCTCACCGTCAGGCTCGCCATGGCATGTAACATGCCAATCATAGGCAACGACGGGAACGCGCCGCGCGGATCCGTGAGGCCGGAGCGAGCCGGGGGTGGTGGGAGCCCGGCGCCGAGCCCCGCGTGGACATCATCCCCGAGCCCCTGCCCGAGCCGGCCGAGGCGGCCGTGGGAGGCGCAGGCGGGTTCCGCCCGTGACAGCGGGGGGCCTTCCCTCGAAGGCCGCGAGCGGCCGCGACCCGTGAGGGCGCGGCAACGCGGGGTGGTACCGCGGGGCAGACTCGACGCCTCGTCCCGGCACCGGTGGGGCGGGGCGTTGCGCATCTGCGGGCCTCGCACGGACGGCGGCGAGGGAAGGACTGGAGATGGCGGCGTTCGAGCCGGTCGACACGAGGGCGAGCTTCCCGGAGATCGAACGCGAGATCCTCGCGTTCTGGAAGGAGCGCGACGTCTTCCGCGCCTCGCTGGCCCGACGCGAGGGCGCGCCCCTCTGGATGATCTACGAGGGGCCTCCGACCGCGAACGGCAAGCCGGGCGTGCACCACGTGGAGCCTCGCACGTTCAAGGACGTGTACCCCCGGTTCAAGACCATGACCGGCCATCTCGTGCCTCGCAAGGGAGGATGGGACTGCCACGGGTTGCCGGTCGAGCTCGAGGTCGAGAAGGAGATCGGCACGACCGCCAAGCGCGACATCGAGGCGTTCGGCATCGCCGAGTTCAATCGGCGCTGCCGGGAGTCGGTGCAGCGGTACGTCGGCGAGTTCGAGCGGCTCACCGAGCGCATCGGCTACTGGGTCGACCTCGACGAGGCGTACTGGACGATGTCGACCAGCTACATCGAATCGGTGTGGTGGTCGCTGAAGTCGCTGTTCGAGCGGGGCCTGCTGCAGGAAGCCGACAAGGTCACGGCCTACTGCCCACGATGCGGCACGGCCCTGTCCGACGCCGAGGTTGCGCTCGGCTACCAGACCGTCGACGACCCGAGCGTGCACCTGCGGTTCCCGATCGTGGAGGCGGACGACGCCGGGCTCGTGGGCGCCTCGATGACCGTGTGGACCACGACGCCGTGGACCCTGCCCTCGAACACGGGGGTCGCGGTCGATGCCACGGCGGACTACGCCGAGCTCTCCCTCGACGGCGAGCGGCTGATCGTGGGCGCACCGCTGCGGGAGGCCGTGCTCGGCGAGGGCGGCGACCTCGTCCGCACGATCCCCGGGGCGGCGCTCGTCGGCGCCCGCTACGAGCCGCCCTATCCCAACGTCGACGACGCCCATCGCGTCGTCGCGGCCGACTTCGTCTCGATGGACGAAGGGACCGGCATCGTGCACCTCGCCCCCGCGTTCGGCCCCGAAGACCTCCAGATCGGCCTCGAGCAGGGCTGGCCCGTGCACAAACCGGTCGGCGACGACGGACGGTTCACCGATCTCGCGCCGGTGTTCGTGCGTGGACACTTCGTGAAGGACGCCGACCCCAGAATCGTCGAGGACCTACGCGAGCGCGGTCTGCTGCTGCGCTCGGGGACGTACGAGCACAGCTACCCGTTCTGCTGGCGATGCAAGACGCCTCTCCTCTACTACGCGCGAACGTCTTGGTACGTGCGCACGACCCAGGTGAAGGATCGCCTGCTCGCGGTGAACGAGGGGGTGCACTGGTTCCCGGACCACATCAAGCACGGGCGTTACGGGAACTGGCTGGAGAACAACGTCGACTGGGCCCTGTCCCGCGAGCGGTACTGGGGCACGCCGCTTCCGGTCTGGCGTTGCCCGGCTGGTCACCTGCGTGCCGTCGGCTCGCTCATCGAGCTCGGCGAGCTCGCGGGTCGCGACGTCCGCGACGTCGATCCCCACCGGCCGGCGATCGACGACGTGACGTTCGCCTGCGCCGAGTGCGGCGAGCCGGCTCGCCGGGTTCCCGAGGTGATCGACACCTGGTACGACTCGGGCGCGATGCCGTTCGCGCAGTGGGGCTACCACCCCGACCTGGGCCGCGGCCTCGAGGACTTCGAGCGGCACTTCCCCGCCGATTTCATCTCCGAGGCGATCGACCAGACGCGCGGGTGGTTCTACACGCTGATGGCCGAGGGCGTGCTGCACTTCGACTCGACCGCCTACCGCAACGTCGTCTGTCTCGGCCACATCATCGCGGCCGACGGGCGGAAGATGTCCAAGTCGCTCGGGAACATGTTCGACCCCTGGGATGCGTTGGACCGCCAGGGCGCCGACGCCCTTCGCTGGTTCATGATCACGAACGGGTCGCCGTGGGCGTCCCGGCGCATCGGGCACGAGGTGCTCGACGACGTGGTGCGGCAGTTCCTCCTGACCCTGCGCCACGTGCACGCGTTCTTCGTGACCTACGCGACCGCCGACGGGTTCGACCCTGCGTCGCCTGCACCCTCCGTCGCCGACCGGCCCCTGCTCGACCGGTGGGTGCTGTCCCAGCTCGCACGCACGGTCGTCGCCGCCCGCGACGGCCTCGACGCCTACGACGCCACCGGCGCGGGCCGCCGTATCGAGCGCTTCGTCGACGACCTCTCGAACTGGTACGTGCGCCGCTCGCGCCGCCGGTTCTGGAACCCCGGCGGCGAGGACGCAGCCGACGCGTCGGCGGCGTTCCACACGTTGTTCGAGTGCCTCGTCACGGTCTCGACGCTGCTCGCTCCATTCACGCCGTTCATCGCCGACGCGATATGGCGGAACCTCGCGGCCGGCCGGGCCGGGCGGCCCGACTCGGTGCACCTCGCCGACTACCCGGAGGCCGACGTTGCGGCGATCGACGACGCGCTCGATGCCGCGATGGAGGCCGCGCGAACGATCGTCGGGCTGGGTCGCACCGTGCGGACCGAAACGAAGACGCGGGTGCGCCAGCCGCTGGCCGAGGCCGTCGTGCACCTCCCGGGCAGCCTCGAGGGCCTCGAACCGCTGCTGGAGTTGGTCGCGGAAGAGCTGAACGTGCACCGGGTCGTGTTCGCCGAGTCCGTAGGGTCGTTCGGCAGATGGCATGCGAAGCCGAACTTCAAGGCGCTGGGACCGGCGCTCGGACCACGGGTGAAGGAGGTGGCGGTCGCGTTGGCGGCCGACGACGGCTCGCTCGCAGGCGAGCTCGCCACGGGCGCCTCGGTCGTCGTGCGCACCTCCGACGGCGGCGTCACGCTCGGGCCCGGCGACGTCGATCTCTCGCAGGATGTCCGCGAGGGCTGGGGGGTCGCGAGCGAGGGCGGTGTCACGCTCGCGCTCGATCTCAACCTGACGGACGACCTGCGGCGCGAGGGGGTGGCAAGGGAGCTGATCCGCGCGATCCAGGAGGCACGGAAGGCAGCGGGTCTCGAGATCTCCGACCGCATCCAGCTCGGCGTCGATGCCGGACCGGTCGTGTCCGACGCGCTCACCGTCCACCGTGACACCGTTGCCGGGGAGACCCTTGCGGTCGACGTGATCCACGGTGAGGTCGAAGGCCCCGCCGTGGACACGTCGATCGACGGCGAGCCTGTGCGGATCAGCGTGCGCCGAGCCGACTACGCCTCGCCCGCACGCGCCTGAGGGTGCCGTCGGCGAGCGCGACGAGGGCGAGCGAACCGGTCACGACCGCGAGCCCGACGAGCAACGCCCCTCGTTCGACGGCGAGGCCCGCGAGCAGGCTCACGAGGCAGAGCGCTCCCAACCCCAGCGCGGCGAGGTAGCGTCCGGCGACGTCGCGCCCGTACCGCCGTCCCCCGTGAGGGTCGGTCAGTCCTCGCCCCAGAACAGCTCGCGGAGGGATCGGTCGCCCTCGGAGTCCGCCTCGCCTCGGGAGGCGGCCGCGGTGGCCGGCTCCTCGACGATGCGGACGGTGTCGTCGCCCTCGGGCACGCGGGTGGTGTCGTCGCTCTCGGGCACGCGGGTGGTGTCGTCCGTCGTCGCCTCGGAGGATCCTCGGCCTGCCGGCGGGTTGGTCTGGGGACCGGAGGGCCGATCGCTCGCCGACTCGGTCGTCACCGGCTCGGCCTTCGCCTCGGACCCTTGGCGAGGCGCAGCCGCGGCCGTCGCCTCAGGGCTCGATCGCGCCGACTTCGCCATGCCCTTGACCGTCTCGGCGTGCTCCTGCACGAGCCCGGCCAGCGACTGGAGGAACTCGCGTTCCTGCGCGATGAACGCGGTGACGGCCGCCCGTTCCTGCGGTCCGTTCGGGCTCGCGGTCGACCCCGTGGCTGCGGTCGCCCGGGCCTCCGCGAGGATACGCGCCGCCTCCGCCCTCGCGCGCGCGATGATCTCGTCCGCCTGCCGGGCAACGTCGCCGAGGTCCGGCGTTCCCACGACCGGGGCAGCTCCGGCGCGCAAGCGGTCGACGTCGGCCGTCAGGGCCGTGAACGAGTCGGTGATCTGGTCGAGGAACTCGTCCACGTCGCGCATCTTGTAGCCGCCGAAGCGCGAGACCCGGAACTCCTTCTGCTGGATGTCGGCGGGGGTGAGCCGCGTCGGCGCGGCGACCACCTCGCCCAACCCTGTGTCTTTCTTGCCCATGAACCCCTCCTGGTCAGCGGCAGAGCGCGGTCTGCAGCACGAAGATGATGATGAACGCCACCACGACCGAGAGGTCGAACATACCTGCCGGGGGGATGATGCGCCGGAGCGCGCGCAGCGGTGGCTCGGTCACGTCGAACAACAGATCGTAGGCGGAGCGGAGCGGACCTGTGGCGGGCGGGTGCCACCCGGCGAGTTGGACCCAGCTCAGGATGACCCGCACGAGCAGGATCACCCAGACGAGCGTGAGCGCGACGCAGATGAGCCGGTTCATCGGGTCGAGAGGCTAACAGCAGGACCGGAACCGGGTCGCCGAACGCCGATCCGGGCGCGAGAACGGGCGTCAGAACTGGTTGTAGAAGCCCGTGCCGGCCAGTCGCTCCCGCTCTTCGGCCGAGACCTCGACATCGGCGGGGCTGAGCAGGTAGACACGGTTCGCGACCAGCTCGATCTTGCCGTCGAGCCCGTAGACGAGCCCGCTCGCGAAGTCGACCAGCCGGCGCGCGATCGAGTCCTCGGTCGCCTGCAGGTTCATGATGACCGCGGTGCCATCCTTGAACCGGTCGGCGACCTCCCGGGCCTCGTTGAACCGCTTCGGCTCGGACTTGTGGATCGAGCTCATGCCGGTCGACACGGGGCGCGGCGAGGCGATCGTGCGCACGACCCCCTCGGCCTCGGCGGGAACCTCGCGGACCGCCTGCGGACGCATGCGCCGCACCGGCGCCGGGTCGGCCTCGGGCATGTCGTCGACGAAGTCCTCGTCCTCCTCGACGAGCCCCAGGTAGTTCAGCGTCTTCTTCCACACGCCGGCCATCTCCGTTCCTCTCGTGTCATCGGCCAGATCTCGGCGCTCCGCCCATTTCCTCCGGTCGATCCCGGGGGCCGAACAGCGCCGTTCCGATGCGAACCATCGTAGCGCCTTCTTCGATCGCAGCTTCGTAATCCAACGACATCCCCATACTCAAGTCCACCACGTCTGGGTGGTTCTCCCGGATCGCATCTCGCAGCTCGCGCAACCTGCGAAACCAGTAGCGGGCGTCCTCGGCGCTCTCGCCGATCGGCGCGATCGTCATGAGCCCCCGCAGGCGGAGCCCCTCCACCCCGGCGACGAGGTCAGCGAACGGGGCCGTCTCGTCAGGCGATACCCCCGCCCTCGAACCCGTGAAGTCCACCTCGATCAGGGCGTCGAGGGTGCGGCCGAGCGCGGCGGCCCGGCGTGCGAGCCGGCGGGTCGCCCGCTCGCCGGAGAGCGTCTCCACCACGTCGGCGAGGGCTGCTACGTGGTGGGCGGAGCTCGCCTGCAACGCGCCGATGTAGTGCCAGCGGGCGCCGGGCACGACGTCGTGCACGGCGCGGAGCTCCCGCACGTAGTTCTCGCCGATCGCCGTGACCCCGGCGTCGACCACCCACCCGATCGGCTCGGCCGGCTGGGTCTTCGCGGCGGCCACCAACAGGACCGACCCGGGGTCGCGCGAGGCCCGGTCGCAGGCCCGCTCGACGACGGCCCGGATCGCCTGCAGGTTCTGCACCACCTCGTCTCGCCCGGCGGTCATGCGGTCATCGTGTCATGCGAGCGCGCGCGGTCACCGGGTCGAGCAGCCGCGGAGACGAGAACGGGGGCGGGGAGGTCTCTCGGCCAAGAGGCGGGGGAAGGGCGCCTCCTCGCGTGGGAACCTCCCCGCCCCCACGCCCACTCGGGCCGCGCGGAGCGGGATACTCGCTCAGCTCTTCAGGAAGTCCGGGATATCCAGGTCCTCCTCGGCGTCGAACGACACAGACGGTTGCGACTCCTGCTCGCCGGTGATGAAGACGTCGCCCTCGTCGTCGCCCTCGTCGGCCAGGATCGACGGGAGCGGCTCGCGCGTCTCCTCTCCCTCGCCGCGGACGGGTTCCTCGAGTAGGCGCGAGAGGCGCGACTCGAACTGGTTGCCGCCAGTCGCGCTCGGTGCCACCTTGTCGAACCCCGCTGCGACCACCGTGACGCGCACCTCCTCGCCCAGCGCGTCGTCGACGACGGCGCCGAAGATGATGTTCGCGTCGGGGTGCGCCACCTTCGTGATCGCGTCGGCCGCCTGGTTCACCTCGTGAAGCGTGAGGTCGGTCGGGCCGGCGATCGAGAGCAGCACGCCCTTCGCACCGTCGATCGAGCTCTCGAGGAGCGGCGAGCTGATCGCCGCCTTCGACGCTTCGGTCGCCCGATCCGCGCCCGAGCCGAGACCGATGCCCATCAGGGCCGACCCGGCGCCCGACATGACCGACTTCACGTCGGCGAAGTCGAGGTTGATCAGGCCGGGGGTCGTGATCAGCGAGGTGATGCCGTCGACGCCCTGGAACAGCACTTGGTCCGCCATGCGGAAGGCCTCGACCATCGGCATGTTCGGGTCGGCGACCTGGAGCAGGCGGTCGTTCGGGACGACGATCAACGTGTCGACGGCCTTCTTCAGTTCGGTGATGCCGAGGTCCGCCTGGGTCGCACGCTTGCGTCCCTCGAAGCCGAACGGGCGGGTCACCACCCCGATCGTCAGCGCCCCGAGGCCGCGGGCGACCTCGGCGACCACCGGCGCGCCGCCGGTGCCCGTGCCGCCCCCTTCCCCGGCGGTGATGAAGACCATGTCGGCGCCCTTGAGGATCTCTTCGATCTCGTCTGCGTGCTCCGTGGAGGCACCCTTCCCGATCTCCGGATCGGAGCCGGCCCCCAGACCTCGGGTCGTCTCGCGTCCGATGTCGAGCTTCACCTCCGCGTCGGACATGAGCAGCGTCTGGGCATCGGTGTTGACGGCGATGAACTCGACGCCCCGCAAGCCTGCCTCGATCATGCGGTTCACCGCGTTCACGCCGCCGCCGCCGATACCCACCACCTTGATGACGGCGAGGTAGTTCTGGGGAACGTCCATCTGTCTTCCTCCGCGAGCCGTGGCTCGCTCTACCTGGGGAATTGCCGTACCCACGAACTGGGGAATTGCTGTACCCACGAAACCATAACCATAAACTGAAGCCTTATTGTTATATCTACATGACGTAGAGTGCGGCAAGTTACTAAGTCTCAGCAGGTCCGTCAAGTCGAGACTTCGCTCGCGCTGTTCCGTCGATGACAGTTTCGAGACGTCAGGGCGACGACGAGGGAGCCCCCTGTGCCCCCCCATCGGTGCCGTGGCCGTCGATGGCGGGGTCGACAGGGGGCACGTCCGCCGACGGGTCGGGGCCCGAGAGCGGCTGTTGGGATCCGACGAACCTCGCCGTCGGGGCAGCGGGGGCGGACAGGTCGATGGAGATCAGCTCCCGCCCCTCGTTCTCGGCGTAGCGCAGGATCGCCCGCAGCGCCTGGGACTTGGCCGCGGTGTCGTCCACGATCCCATACCGGACCGCCACGTCCCCCTCGACGACGAGCGACACGCTGCCGTCCTCCGTCACCGTGATCGAGTCGACGCGTGCCCTCATCTCCGGAGCCATCGACCGCACGACCAGCCCCGCGGCTTCGATCTCCGAGCGCCCCAACCGGGATCCGGGCGCCGCGGTCACCTCGGGGAACGCCGAGTCCCTCGGCGCGCGCCCGAGCGCGGTACCGTCGGTGGCCACCAGCTGCCTCGTCTCGCCGGCGACGAGGACGAGCACCGGTATCCGCTCTCTCACCGAGATCGTGATCGTGGAGGGCAAGCTCCTGGCGACCGTCGCATCGAGGACCCAGGGCTCGGCCTCGAGTCGAGACTCGGCGACGCTCGTGTCGAGGTGGACGACGTTGGTCCCACGCTCGATCCCGGCGAGCCGCATCACCTGTCGGGGCGCCAGGCGTTCCTCACCCTCGACCTTGACCACCCTCGCCCCGAATATCGGGCTGTAGCTGAGGGCGACGGTTCCCGTCACGAGGGCGACGCTCGCCGCCCCGGCGATCGCCCACGGGCGGAGTCGGCGCCGACGGTCCTCGTCAAGGCGGAGCACCGGCGCGGGATCGATCGAGGCGGGGGGCTCCGGCGTGGCGCGGTCGCTCAGGTCGGTCGCCCGCTCATCCGCCGACACGATCGAACCCCCCGATCAATCGGACCTCAGGCTCCAGCACGACGCCCGTGCGGGACTCCACCGTCCGCCGGACGAGGTCGATCAAGGCGAGCACGTCCTCGGCGTGGGCTCCCTCGTCGGCCACGATGAAGTTCGCGTGCTTGGTCGAGACCTGCACGCTCCCGACCCGGGCGCCCTTCATCCCGGCTTGCTCGATCAAAGGTGCCGCATGCCCGTCGACCGGGTTCTTGAACACGCTCCCGCAGTTCGGCTCGGCGAGCGGCTGGGTGCGCCTCCTCCACGCCCGTGCCTCGTCCATCGCGGCTCGGATCGTGACCGGATCGCCCGATCGCAGCTGGAACTCGGCACCCGTGACGACGGCGTCGGACGGCAGCTCGGAGTGGCGGTAGGAGAACCCGGCCTGCGCGGCGGGCACACGGTCCACGCGCCCTTCCTCCAGCCGGAAGACCTCGACATCGAGGAGCACGTCGGCCATCTGCCCCCCGTGCGCTCCGGCGTTCATCTTCACCGCTCCCCCGAGGGTCGCCGGGATGGCCACCCCGAAGGCCAGGCCGTCGAGCGCGTGCCGGAGGGCGACGCCCGCCAGCGCAGGAAGCGGCATCGACCCGCCCGCGGTGAGCCGCAGGCCGTCTCGCGCCACCCACCGGTAGCCACGCCCGAGTCGAAGCACGAGGCCGTCGAACCCGCGATCGGAGACCAGCACGTTGGATCCCTTCCCGATCACGACGTACGGGAGATCGTCTTGCGAGACCGCCTGCGCGACGGCGACGAGATCGGCGTCGGACTCCGGTTCCAGGTAGAGGGCCGCCGCTCCGCCGATGCGGAACGTCGTCAGCGGTGCCATCGGGAAGGACGTGCGGAGCCGATCGCCGCACGCGGCCCGAAGGATCGCCTCGGCTCGGGCGCTGTCGCTCATCCGTCGCCGCCTCCCCCCAGCCGCTCGACCGCCGCGTCGGCGAGCATCCAGACGTCGCCGCAGCCCATCGTGACGACGAGGTCTCCCTCGCGGACCTCCCGATCCAGATAGTCGACCACGTCCGCGCGGTGGGGCAGGTAGACCACGGGAGTCGAGGGTGACGCCAACGCGACGCCGTCGACGACCAGCCTCCCGGTCACGCCGGGGATCGGATCCTGGGCCGCACCGTAGACGTCGGTGACGAGCACGAGGTCGGCGCCGGCGACGCTCTCGCCGAGCTCTCGCCAGAGCGCCTGCACGCGCGAGTACCGGTGGGGCTGCACCAACGCGATCAGCCGCGAGGGCCGTCGACGTCGGGCCGTCTCAATCGTGACGGCCATCTCCGTCGGGGTGTGCCCGTAGTCGTCGAAGAAGTCGGCGCCGCGAGCTCGTCCGCGCCGCTCGAACCGACGATGCACGCCGGCGTATTCCCCGACCGCGGCCGCGGCATCGGCGAGCGAGACCCCGAGCAGACCCGCGACCCCGATCGCCGCCGCCGCGTTCAAGAGGTTGTGGGTGCCGTCGACCTGCAGCCGCAGCGCCGCCTCGACGCCCTCGCCTCCGCGGATGCGCCCGACCGCGCCGTCGGGGCCGAGCTCGTCGACGGAGACCACGAGTTCGTTGCCGTCGCCGACGCCGTAGCGGAGTGTTCCGGCTCCGGCGGCATCGTCGAGCACGGAGCGGACGCCTGGGTCGTCGCCGCAGCCGACCACGTGTTCGCACCTGGCGACGAACGCGCCGAACGCCGCCTCGATCTCCCTTCGGCCACCCGGGTAGAAGTCGACGTGGTCGACGTCCACGTTCGTGACGACGCCGACGTGCGGCCGAGCGAGCAGGAAGGAGCCGTCGCTCTCATCGGCCTCGAAGACGAAGACGTCGCCGCCTCCGCTCCGCGCGCCGCTCCCGCTCTCGTTGAGGTCGCCGCCGATCAGGTAGCTCGGGTCGAGCCCGCACCGCTCGAGCACCACGGCGATCATCGAGGTGGTGGTCGTCTTGCCGTGCGTGCCGGCGACGGCGACCGCCCGATGCCCGGCCACGAGAGCGGCGAGGGCCTGCTGCCGCGCCCACACGGGCAGGGCGCGCTCCCTCGCCGCGCGGAGTTCTGGGTTGGCGTCACCGATCGCGCTCGAGATGATCACCGCGTCCGGGGTCCCCAGCCGCTCCGGGTCGTGTCCGACCCACACGTCGGCGCCCGCCGCGACCAGCTCCCGGACCCCCTTCGAGTCCTTCATGTCGGAGCCGCGGACCTCGATACCCCGGGAGAGGAGCAGGCGGGCGAGGTTGCGCATGCCCGCCCCGCCGACGCCGATCATGTGCACCGAGCTGATCCCGTCGAGGCTCGGCACGGGCAGCGTGGGGATGCTGCCGGAGGGCGGGGCGTACGACCTCATGCGGCGACCTCCGCGACCAGGTCCGCGATACGCTCGTCGGCATCCGGGCGCGCCCACGCGAGCATCGCCCTGGACATCGCGGCACGTCGGGGTTCGTCGTCGATGAGCGCCGCGACCCGCCGGGCGAGGACCGTCGGCGTCAACTCCGCCTCGAGCACGACTTCGGCGCCGCCCGCGCGCTCCACCTCACGGCCGTTGGCCTCCTGATGATGCTCGGTGGCGTGGGGGTAGGGCACGAGGAGCGACGGCACCCCGCACACGGCGAGCTCCGAGATGGTGCCCGACCCCGCTCGTGCGACGGCGAGGTCGGTCGCCGCGAGGGCGAGATCCATGCGCTCGATGAACCCCTCGACGCGCACGAGCAGGTCACCCGATGCCTCAGCGGCCGGCGCGACCTCGCCCTCGTGGGCGGCGCCCGTCGAGACGAGCAGCTGAAGATCGTGCCGCCCGCGGAGCTCGCCGATCGCTGCCGCGACCGTGCGGTCGAGCTGGCGGGCCCCCTGGCTTCCGCCGAACACGGACACCGTGCGGCGGTCGGTGTCGAGTTCGAACGCGCGGAGCGCTTCGGCGCGGCGATCGACGCGTTCGGCCACGACCTCGGCGATCCGGCGCCGAACGGGGTTGCCGGTGCGGACGACCCGGATGCCCGGCGGGAGCCGCTCGGCCGTCGCCTCGAACGTCGTGGCGACCGCGCCGGCCCATCGGGCGGCGACGCGATTGACGATCCCCGGCACGCCGTTCTGTTCGATCAGCACGATCGGGGTCCGCACCCGACGGGCGGCCAGGATCGCGGGGGCGCTCGCGTAGCCCCCGATGCCGACGACCACGTCAGCCGCGCGCACCAACGGACGCACGGCGCTCGCGGACGTGAACGACATCCACAGGGCCTTCGCCGTATGCAGCGAGACCCGCGTCTGGGCCGACGCCACCCGCACCGGCACGAACGGAAAACCCGCGCCGGGTACGAGGGTGGCTTCCTGTCCGGAGGCGGAACCGACGAAGCGAACGTCGTGCCCGCGGTCGCGCAGTCGCTCGGCCACCGCGAGGGCGGGGAAGACATGGCCGGCGGTACCGCCGCCGCTCATCACGACCTTCATCGCGAGGTCCGTTCCCCCGCCGCGTGCTGGCGGGCGGTCTTTCCCCGCGCCCCAGCGGCGGGCGCCTCGCGACGCGCCGGCGCGCGGCCGCGTGTGCGGGACGAGCGCGCCGGCGTCGAACGTGGCACGGCCTGGATGCTCGCGCGGGCGACGCCGGCGAGGACCCCGATCCCGGCGAGCGTGACGACGAGCGCGGTGCCGCCGAACGACAGCAGCGGCAGCGGCACGCCCGTGATCGGCATCAGCCCGGTGACCGCCCCCAGGTTGATGATCGTCTGCAGCCCGATCCATCCGGTGATGCCTGCGGCCATCAGGCGCCCGAAGGTGTCCGGCGCGGCGATCGCGATGCGGACCCCGGCGAACAGGAGCACCGCGAACATCGCCAGCACGAACAGCGCCCCGAGCAGCCCGAGTTCCTCGCCGATGATCGCGAAGATGAAGTCGGAGTGCGCGTTGGGCAGGTAGTCCCACTTCTGGCGGCTCGCACCGAGGCCGACCCCGGTCCACCCGCCCGAACCGAACGCGATCATGCCCTGGATCAGCTGGAACCCTGCCCCGTCCGGATCATTCCAGGGGTTCAGGAACGCGTCGATGAATCGGGTCCGCCGATAGGCCTCGCCGAAGATCAGGAACGCGGCGCCGGCGAGCGCGACCGCACCGGTGACGGCCAGGTAGCGCAGGCGGATCCCGGCGGCAAACATCAGCAGGAAGACCGAACCGCAGATGATCACGGTGGTGCCGAGGTCGCGCTGCAGGATCACGAGCAGGGCCACCCCGAGCACCACCGGGGCGAGCGGGATCAGCAGGTGCACGGGGTCGTCGAGCGTGCCCCACTTCTTCGTGAGCACGGTCGCGGCAAACGCCACGATCGCGAGCTTCATGAACTCCGAGGGCTGCAGCGTGAGGTAGCCGAGGTCGATCCACCTCGAGGCCCCGTACAGCGACGACCCCGCCGAATGATGCAGGGCGACCAGCATCAACGGCACGAGCAGGACGACCGCCGGCACCGCGATCTTCTGCCACACGGCGTGGGGGAGCCGCACGGCCACCATCAGCGCGATGACGCCGACGACCGCGTAGGCCCCCTGTCGCTGGAAGTACCAGAACGGGTTGCCGTCGTATCCCTGGGTCGCCGAGACCGAACCGGCCGAGAGCACCATCGTCAGCCCGAGGATCGTGAGCACCGCGGTCGGGACGAGCAGGAGCAGGACGTTGACTCGGGCGGCGTGCATCGCGGCCGCACGGGAACCGGGCGTGCGGACCACGTGCAGGTGGTGCCGCCGCCCGGCGGACTTCCTACCGGCCACCCGCGCCCACCTCCTGCTGCAGCCCGCGGGCGGCTGCCGCGAAACGGTCGCCGCGTTCGGCGTAGTCGGTGAACTGGTCCCAGCTCGCGCATGCGGGGGCCAGCAACACTCGCCCCCCGGGCCGGGCGAGCCCGAAGGCGGCCCGCACGGCTTCCTCGATCGTGCCCGACCGATGCACCGGCCGCACCCGGTCGAAGACCCGCGCGACCTCAGGGGCGGCCTCGCCGATCGCGACCACCGCCCGGATGCGCTCGGCGCGGGTCACCAGCGGGGACAGGTCGACGCCCTTGGCCCTGCCGCCGGCGATCAGGACGACGTCGTCGACG contains:
- the ftsZ gene encoding cell division protein FtsZ → MDVPQNYLAVIKVVGIGGGGVNAVNRMIEAGLRGVEFIAVNTDAQTLLMSDAEVKLDIGRETTRGLGAGSDPEIGKGASTEHADEIEEILKGADMVFITAGEGGGTGTGGAPVVAEVARGLGALTIGVVTRPFGFEGRKRATQADLGITELKKAVDTLIVVPNDRLLQVADPNMPMVEAFRMADQVLFQGVDGITSLITTPGLINLDFADVKSVMSGAGSALMGIGLGSGADRATEASKAAISSPLLESSIDGAKGVLLSIAGPTDLTLHEVNQAADAITKVAHPDANIIFGAVVDDALGEEVRVTVVAAGFDKVAPSATGGNQFESRLSRLLEEPVRGEGEETREPLPSILADEGDDEGDVFITGEQESQPSVSFDAEEDLDIPDFLKS
- a CDS encoding FtsQ-type POTRA domain-containing protein, coding for MSADERATDLSDRATPEPPASIDPAPVLRLDEDRRRRLRPWAIAGAASVALVTGTVALSYSPIFGARVVKVEGEERLAPRQVMRLAGIERGTNVVHLDTSVAESRLEAEPWVLDATVARSLPSTITISVRERIPVLVLVAGETRQLVATDGTALGRAPRDSAFPEVTAAPGSRLGRSEIEAAGLVVRSMAPEMRARVDSITVTEDGSVSLVVEGDVAVRYGIVDDTAAKSQALRAILRYAENEGRELISIDLSAPAAPTARFVGSQQPLSGPDPSADVPPVDPAIDGHGTDGGAQGAPSSSP
- the murB gene encoding UDP-N-acetylmuramate dehydrogenase, coding for MSDSARAEAILRAACGDRLRTSFPMAPLTTFRIGGAAALYLEPESDADLVAVAQAVSQDDLPYVVIGKGSNVLVSDRGFDGLVLRLGRGYRWVARDGLRLTAGGSMPLPALAGVALRHALDGLAFGVAIPATLGGAVKMNAGAHGGQMADVLLDVEVFRLEEGRVDRVPAAQAGFSYRHSELPSDAVVTGAEFQLRSGDPVTIRAAMDEARAWRRRTQPLAEPNCGSVFKNPVDGHAAPLIEQAGMKGARVGSVQVSTKHANFIVADEGAHAEDVLALIDLVRRTVESRTGVVLEPEVRLIGGFDRVGG
- the murC gene encoding UDP-N-acetylmuramate--L-alanine ligase; amino-acid sequence: MRSYAPPSGSIPTLPVPSLDGISSVHMIGVGGAGMRNLARLLLSRGIEVRGSDMKDSKGVRELVAAGADVWVGHDPERLGTPDAVIISSAIGDANPELRAARERALPVWARQQALAALVAGHRAVAVAGTHGKTTTTSMIAVVLERCGLDPSYLIGGDLNESGSGARSGGGDVFVFEADESDGSFLLARPHVGVVTNVDVDHVDFYPGGRREIEAAFGAFVARCEHVVGCGDDPGVRSVLDDAAGAGTLRYGVGDGNELVVSVDELGPDGAVGRIRGGEGVEAALRLQVDGTHNLLNAAAAIGVAGLLGVSLADAAAAVGEYAGVHRRFERRGRARGADFFDDYGHTPTEMAVTIETARRRRPSRLIALVQPHRYSRVQALWRELGESVAGADLVLVTDVYGAAQDPIPGVTGRLVVDGVALASPSTPVVYLPHRADVVDYLDREVREGDLVVTMGCGDVWMLADAAVERLGGGGDG
- the murG gene encoding undecaprenyldiphospho-muramoylpentapeptide beta-N-acetylglucosaminyltransferase, with the protein product MKVVMSGGGTAGHVFPALAVAERLRDRGHDVRFVGSASGQEATLVPGAGFPFVPVRVASAQTRVSLHTAKALWMSFTSASAVRPLVRAADVVVGIGGYASAPAILAARRVRTPIVLIEQNGVPGIVNRVAARWAGAVATTFEATAERLPPGIRVVRTGNPVRRRIAEVVAERVDRRAEALRAFELDTDRRTVSVFGGSQGARQLDRTVAAAIGELRGRHDLQLLVSTGAAHEGEVAPAAEASGDLLVRVEGFIERMDLALAATDLAVARAGSGTISELAVCGVPSLLVPYPHATEHHQEANGREVERAGGAEVVLEAELTPTVLARRVAALIDDEPRRAAMSRAMLAWARPDADERIADLVAEVAA